The Oncorhynchus clarkii lewisi isolate Uvic-CL-2024 unplaced genomic scaffold, UVic_Ocla_1.0 unplaced_contig_1718_pilon_pilon, whole genome shotgun sequence region TCAGAAGGCACAAAACAGGACAAAACATTTAGAAATGAAGGAGGTTCTACTTGGAATAAGGTGCTCATTTTCTTCACCCATTTTCAGGTGTATTCAGTCAGGTGAAACATTCTAAACCTATACATTTGCAGATAGAAATATATGAATATGGAGCTAACCAGGTCCCTATCCTACATGATGAGAAGTGATGATCTGCTCTACACAATATATTTCTATCTGAATATCCTGTAGCGCTGTGTCCTCCTGAATGGATATGAGAACCCTGCACTTCCTCATTAGTCCACGTGACAATCAGTCTCATTGGCTGAGTTGTGGATGTGACGGGCCAAGCAGCATCATGGTCCTCCATGTTTGTGGTTTATGTTGTCATCTATCAGCTGGAGGTCCAGAGTTCAACTTCATTCTAAAGATCCACAGTTCAATgcagtggtctgtgtgtgtgtgtgcgtgtgtgtgtgtgtgtcttgtcctgtgtgtgtgtgtgtgtcttgtcctgagtgtgtgtgtgtgtgtatctagtcCTCTAGGTCCAGATCTCAGTAGGCACCATGCCCTCCTTGGTCCCAACAGAAGGCATTAGGTTCTGTTCTGAGAGGAAGTCCAGAGGGAATTGAACCAGGAACCCTCTGATCCTCCTTAGCTCCTCCTGGGCTTTACCTGGGTCAGACTGGGCCAGGCCTGGGTTCGTCTGGTAACTCTCTAACTCAGACATGTTACGAACCAGGGAGGACGGCAGGCACCGgaacacctggagagagaggagggagggagaatgagagagtaagagagagtaaaGTTAGTTAAAAATCTCTTTCATAAAGcaggttgcacacacacacacacacacacacacacacacacacacacacacacacacacacacacacacacacacacacacacacacacaccttctcataGATGGTTGCGTTGCGTCCAGCGGTGGTCATCCAGACATCCTTATAGAAGCGGTCAGAGATAGGGTCAGACACATCTATGGTCGTGTCCATATGGGCTCCAAGGATAGTCCTGacaagagagaacacacacacacaatgagatgtGTACTGTCTTAGTGATCAGATGAGGTCCAAAAGAACAGttacacacacccaaaccaccCAAGGCatagctgcagtgtgtgtgtatgtgtgtgtcaatgtgtatatatgtgtgtgtgtgtgtgtgtgtgtgtgtgtgtgtatacgtgtatatatgtgtgtatgtgtgtatatatatgtatatgtgtgtgtgtgtgtgtgtgtgtgtgtgtgtgtgtgtgtgtgtgtgtgtgtgtgtgtgtgtgtgtgtgtgtgtttacctgaaGCACTCTAGACGTAGCGCCAGTGCGTAGCGTCCAGCCTGGTACTCATGTCCGTCCATCACCGCAGTAACGGTCTCAGAGTCCTCAATGATCACCGCCACCTCGCTGTCACGCTTCCCCAACATGCTGCGGTCGTTGATGTTGGCCGAacctaacacagacacacagacacacacacacacagaaaacgcATCAGATTGCAGCCAACGCCAATGGGATGAACACAGAGGCTGCAGTTCACTCATTCACCAGCAGAGGGATCAAGAATAAAAAGTGAGGCTCCATCCAACTCTCAGCATCACTTTGTGAATTCTTAGTCATGCTTGTTATATGAATATGAAACATGTTGAATACTTTTTGTTTCTCACTCCCTGAAATCCCTTCATGAAAACATACGTACTCACACAAGACCACCTTCTCcccacccccaacacacacctACCGATGATGACGGTGTTGTCGTCTGCGATGAGCATCTTGCTGTGGACGTAGATGAGCTCTGTGACCAGGCGTCCCTCCAGCTCAGCGTGGGTCCTCAGACCACAGAACGAGATGTAGTTCATCCACTGTAGTTCAtccactggaacacacacacacacacacacgcacacgcacacgcgcacacacacacacacacacacacacacacggttagtTCTCAGACCACAGAACCATATGGAGTTCATCcactggaggtgtgtgtgtgtgtgtgtgtgtgtgtgtgtgtgtgtgaatatccTTACTTTCTTTCTTCAGCTGGGAGATGATGGAGTATTCACCTCTGATCATGGTCCTGAAGAGGATAGGAGAGTTCAGTTAATAATGAAAACactgcatgttgtgtgtgtgtgtgtgtgtgtgtgtcacctgtaGTTGAAGTGCATGACGGCCTGAAGGGCGTTTCCTCCCCCTGTTGTGATGTCACCTTCAAACCCAGGAAGTAGTGGAGTCACCACGTACACACGGAACTTCTTGCCCTCCCTACAGAGATAAAAACTCATCAAATactacacacacttcacacaccaacacacacactaaaacacacacaaacacacgcacctcacacaacaacacacacacctcacacaccaacacacacatacactaaaacacacacaaatctcacacacaaacacaaaaacacacacacaaacacacacaccttacactccaacacacacacactaaaacacacataaacacacactaaaacacacacctcacacaccaacaaacacacttaccaacacacacacacacctcacacaccaacacacacacatacttgtgaGCTCTGAGGATCCTCTCGATGAGCGCTTCTCCAATCTTGTTATAGACCATCTTGTTGTCTGAACAACTGATGaaaaactggttctgatgagagagagagagagagagagagagagagagagagagagagaggagagagagagagagagacagagagagagagagagagagagagcgagagaggggagagagagagagagagagagagggagagagagagagagagagagagagagagagagagagagagagagagagagagagaggagagagagaaagagagaggagagagagagagagagagagagagagagagagagatgagatgagatagaGGAGGTGAAGAGTGCTAAAGTGGAAGAAGGTAGGGTCACTCACTGGAATTGTTATGTAGTGATCTGTAGGGTATGTAGTGTTATGTCGTGTTATAAGGTGTATATGCACCTATACATAGTTGAGGTGCTATGGCTTGCTAGTACTAAGGAGTGCTATGTAGAGTGTACTGGATGCAGTGCTAGACAGTGTAATGTAGTAGTATGTACAGTGTATGTACCTCTATGTAGAGTGTACTGGATGCAGTGCTACACAGTGTAATGTAGTGGTATGTACAGTGTATGTACCTCTATGTAGAGTGTACTGGATGCAGTGCTACACAGTGTAATGTAGTGGTATGTACAGTGTATGTACCTCTATGTAGAGTGTAATGGATGCAGTGCTACACAGTGTAATGTAGTAGTATGTACAGTGTATGTACCTCTATGTAGAGTGTACTGTATGCAGTGCTACACAGTGTAATGTAGTAGTATGTACAGTGTATGTACCTCTGTGTAGAGTGTACTGGATGCAGTGCTACACAGTGTAATGTACAGTGTATGTACCTCTATGTAGATGAAGTGCTTGCTCCTGGCGATAGTCTGGAGGTAGGCGTTGTGGATGGACTCCTCATGATACTTAATACCTGCTGACCAGTCAGCTGCTGACCGCAACACCTGGACAGGACAACACACGTTAGtgtgtcagcagtgtgtgtgtgtgtgtgtgtgtgtgtgtgtgtgtgtgtgtgtgtcttacctgtACTCTAGTGGGAACACAGTCGGGCACCTGGTACCTCAGCTCGCTGGCACTGCTGTGAGACTTGGGCAGGAGGTACGGGTAGGAGAGAGAATGATACTTAGGCTTCATTatctacagagagaaagagagaatagacaAGACGTGGAAAAGCGGCTCTCAGTTCAACGAGGCACTTGAGGTACGGTAAcgtgtgtgtgctgtgtctgACCTTACAGAAGTTCCAGCGCTGTATGAAGTGTCTGGCCACATCCCTGGCAGCTTTCCCATGGACCACGGAGGAGATGTCATGCCACGGCATCCTAGGAGTGGTGTACCTGTCAATgaagtctggagagagagaacaccaacAGTTGATCTGATAAATGAGGTGTTATTACCATTATATCCACATACTAGAGGAAAACTACTGTCAAAGAATGTAGTATGTGCGctagcgtgtgtgagtgtgtgtgtgtttgtgtgtgttagggggggggggggggggttgtgtgtgtgtggtagggaggggttgtgtgtgtgtgtgtgtggtaggaaggggttgtgtgtgtgtggtagggaggggttgtgtgtgtgtggtaggaaggggttgtgtgtgtgtggtagggaggggttgtgtgtgtgtggtagggaggggttgtgtgtgtgtggtaggaaggggttgtgtgtgtgtggtagggaggggttgtgtgtgtgtggtagggagGGGTTGTGTGTGCAACTGGTCTGATCCCcctatctgtctttctctgttacattctctctctctctctctctcgtgtgtgtatgtgtgtgtgtgtatgtgtgtgtgtatgtgtgtgtgtgtgtgtgtgcgtgtctgtgtgtgtgtgttctaccatCGAAGGGTTTCTCCAGCTGTATCCAGTCCTTGTAGACGAAGTTGCAATAGTCTTTTCCATGCCAAAACCTGGTGTTACCCCTCAGCTCTCCTACACCTGTCTGGAGGCTCCGCACTGAACCACTGcctgcataaacacacacacacacacagacatgcacgcacgcacgcaagcacacacacagacacacacacagacacgcatgcacacacacacacacacacggacgcacgcacacaagagagaaagaacacaacagagaaagagagaggggtcagatcagtgacacacatatacacaacccctccacacacacacacacacacacacacacacacacacacacacacacacacacacacacacacacacacacacacacacacacacacacacacacacacacaccagcgctGTCCAGGGAGCTGATGCTGTCTGCATGCTGGAGAGTGTGTTTGTGGAGGTGTTTGACCAGGGAGAAGTGCATCCTCCTGGTTCGTCCAATCCCCTTCAGCCGTGGAAGCTCCACCCCTGGGTTGCCAGGCAGTGATTGTTTGCCTCCGTTGCTATTGGCGGCACCATCAGTAGAGGACACTCCCCTACTGGAGGGATGGTGGGCAGAGCTCTGAGACTGAAGGTGGGAATAAAGATAATGGTCACTTATTTTTGTggtattatgtattatgttttatgtattatgtattatgtattatgtattatgtattatatattatgtattatgtattatgtattatgtaatatgtattatgtattatatattatgtattatgtattatgtattatgtaataTGTATTATGTTTTATGTAATATGTATTATGttttatgtattatgtattatgtattatgtaatatgtaatatgttttatgtattatgtattatgtattatgtattatgtattatgtattatatattatgtattatgtattatgtattatgtaataTGTATTATGTTTTATGTAATATGTATTATGttttatgtattatgtattatgtattatgtaatatgtaatatgttttatgtattatgtattatgtaataTATCTTATGTTTTATGTATTATGtaatatgtattatgtattatgtattatatattatgtattatgtattatgtattatgtaataTGTATTATGTAATATGTATTATGTAATCTGTATTATGtaatatgtattatgtattatgtattatgtaatatgtattatgtattatgtaatatgtattatgtattatgtaatatgtaatatgtattatgtattatgtaatatgtaatctgtattatgtaatatgtcttatgtattatgtattatgtattatgtattatgtattatgtaataTGTATTATGTAATATGTATCATGTCTTATGTATTATGTAATATGTCTTATGTATTATGTCTTATGTAATCTGTATTATGTAATATGTCTTATGTTTTATGTATTATGTAAGCTCAAAAGGTTTTTGCTATTCCAAGTTTGTGTCTGACCTGCTCCATCTCCAGGGCAACAGAGCGTGTCACACTCCCCACGTCTGTCAGGCGATGCTCTCGGTCGTCCCAGCGACCATACGCCAGGTCTATCCCGCCAACGAAGGCCACTGATTGGTCGATGACGATGATCTTCTCGTGATGTGCCCACAGGTAGACAGACGACGACACATGGTCCGGGTGGCGCATCACCTGaaggaaaaacacacacatttaatacacacacagacacacacacacacagacacacacacagacacatacacagacacacacacacacacacacacacacacacacacacacacacacacacacacacacacacacacacacacacacacacacacacacacacagagacacacacagagagacacacacaggcacacacacaaacagacacacatagacacacagacacgcacgcacacacgcacacacacacacacacacacacacacatacacacacacacacacacacacacacacatacacacacacacacacacacacacacacacacacacacacacacacacagagagacacacacagagagacacacacaggcacacacacaaacagacacacatagacacacagacacgcacgcacacacgcacacacacacacacacacacacacacacacacacacacacagacacatacacacacacacacacacacacacacacacacacacacacagagagacacacacaggcacacacacaaacagacacacatagacacacagacacgcacgcacacacgcacacacacacacacacacacacacacacacacacacacacacacacacacacacacacacacacacacacacacacacacacacacacacacacacacacacacacacacacacacacagagagacacacacagagagacacacacaggcacacacacaaacagacacacagacacgcacgcacacacgcacacacacacacacacacgcacacacacacacacacacacacacacacacacacacacacacacagccaaacacagacacatacagacacacactcctaCCTTGATGTTGGGGTGCAGGTGCATTAGTGTTCTCTTGCTGTATTCACTGTTGATGCCCAGAGCTAGCTCCACCTCCTTATACAGCATCACAAAGATATGAACCCCCTGttgctgttgagagagagagaaagagagagagagaggagagagagagagaggagagagagagagagagagagagagagagagagagagagagagagagagaaagaaagacagaacgtgagagagagaaagagagagacacagagcgagacagacagagtgagagagggtgtaTGGGCCAATTCCAACATTCTATTATATTAGCTAACATGTGATATTGCAGTATTTTTGGTTATAAATGTTATCTGGTATAACAAGTGTAACTTACTGCTTTGCGTTTGAGGATGCAGTCCAGTCTCCATTTGTTTCCCTCCACAACTGGCCTCTTCAGGAAGATCTCCGGActcaacctacacacacacacacacacacaccaaaacctATTAGTGAAATGTGGTAAGCTGTTCAACCAGTTTGATGAGCAAACTACTTTGCATTGTACAGTGTCTGTTTAGCTCCAGGGATGAATATTTAGCCAAAATATTTGAAAAGATGTCGACGTACATCACATATGCTTCAGTTGACCTCAAAAaggatttggttttaaatatacttaagtatcaaaagttaaagttaaagaataattcatttcaacttcctttattaaacaaaccagacggcacaatattcttattttttttattgacggataaccagggcacgctccaacactcagacatcatttacagatagccagggcacgctccaacactcagacatcatttacagatagccagggcatgctacaacactcagacatcatttacagatagccagggcacgctccaacacttagacatcatttacagatagccaggacacgctacaacactcagacatcatttacaggtagccagggcacgctccaacactcagacatcatttacagatagccagggcacgctccaacacttagacatcatttacagatagccaggacacgctacaacactcagacatcatttacaggtagccagggcacgctccaacacttagacatcatttacagatagccaggacacgctacaacactcagacatcatttacagatagccagggcacgctccaacacttagacatcatttacagatagccaggacacgatacaacactcagacatcatttacagatagccagggcacgctccaacacttagacatcatttacagatagccagggcacgctccaacactcagacatcatttacagatagccagggcacgctccaacactcagacatcatttacagatagccagggcacgctccaacactcagacatcatttacagatagccagggcacgctccaacactcagacatcatttagagatagccagggcacgctccaacactcagacataatttagagatagccaggggcacgctccaacaatcagacataatttacagataaccagggcacgctccaacactcagacatcatttacagatagccagggcacgctccaacactcagacatcatttacagatagccagggcacgctccaacactcagacatcatttacagatagccagggcacgctccaacactcagacatcatttacagatagccagggcacgctccaacactcagacatcatttacagatagccagggcacgctacaacactcagacatcatttacagatagccagggcacgctccaacacttagacatcattta contains the following coding sequences:
- the LOC139400970 gene encoding phospholipase D1-like isoform X2, which translates into the protein MLYKEVELALGINSEYSKRTLMHLHPNIKVMRHPDHVSSSVYLWAHHEKIIVIDQSVAFVGGIDLAYGRWDDREHRLTDVGSVTRSVALEMEQSQSSAHHPSSRGVSSTDGAANSNGGKQSLPGNPGVELPRLKGIGRTRRMHFSLVKHLHKHTLQHADSISSLDSAGSGSVRSLQTGVGELRGNTRFWHGKDYCNFVYKDWIQLEKPFDDFIDRYTTPRMPWHDISSVVHGKAARDVARHFIQRWNFCKIMKPKYHSLSYPYLLPKSHSSASELRYQVPDCVPTRVQVLRSAADWSAGIKYHEESIHNAYLQTIARSKHFIYIENQFFISCSDNKMVYNKIGEALIERILRAHKEGKKFRVYVVTPLLPGFEGDITTGGGNALQAVMHFNYRTMIRGEYSIISQLKKEMDELQWMNYISFCGLRTHAELEGRLVTELIYVHSKMLIADDNTVIIGSANINDRSMLGKRDSEVAVIIEDSETVTAVMDGHEYQAGRYALALRLECFRTILGAHMDTTIDVSDPISDRFYKDVWMTTAGRNATIYEKVFRCLPSSLVRNMSELESYQTNPGLAQSDPGKAQEELRRIRGFLVQFPLDFLSEQNLMPSVGTKEGMVPTEIWT
- the LOC139400970 gene encoding phospholipase D1-like isoform X1, producing the protein MLYKEVELALGINSEYSKRTLMHLHPNIKVMRHPDHVSSSVYLWAHHEKIIVIDQSVAFVGGIDLAYGRWDDREHRLTDVGSVTRSVALEMEQSQSSAHHPSSRGVSSTDGAANSNGGKQSLPGNPGVELPRLKGIGRTRRMHFSLVKHLHKHTLQHADSISSLDSAGSGSVRSLQTGVGELRGNTRFWHGKDYCNFVYKDWIQLEKPFDDFIDRYTTPRMPWHDISSVVHGKAARDVARHFIQRWNFCKIMKPKYHSLSYPYLLPKSHSSASELRYQVPDCVPTRVQVLRSAADWSAGIKYHEESIHNAYLQTIARSKHFIYIENQFFISCSDNKMVYNKIGEALIERILRAHKEGKKFRVYVVTPLLPGFEGDITTGGGNALQAVMHFNYRTMIRGEYSIISQLKKEMCVCVPVDELQWMNYISFCGLRTHAELEGRLVTELIYVHSKMLIADDNTVIIGSANINDRSMLGKRDSEVAVIIEDSETVTAVMDGHEYQAGRYALALRLECFRTILGAHMDTTIDVSDPISDRFYKDVWMTTAGRNATIYEKVFRCLPSSLVRNMSELESYQTNPGLAQSDPGKAQEELRRIRGFLVQFPLDFLSEQNLMPSVGTKEGMVPTEIWT